The Sulfolobales archaeon region GCCCTGCTAGCATTGTTCTAGGGCTATCAGCTACACCGCATAGGGAGGATGGGAAGCACGAGGAGCTATTCCCGATGATAGGCGGTGTCATATATCATAGATCTGCTGAGGAGCTCGCCTCGAAGGGATACCTAGCAATGTATAGAGTCTACAGCGTCCCCGTGAAATTGCTCCCGAGCGAGAGGAGGGAGTATGAGGAGGCTGTCAAGATGTATGAAGAGTTGAAGGGTGATCGAAGCTTCGAGGAGCTCGTGGAAGACGCCAAATGGGATGAGACAGCTAGAGAGGCTCTGAGGATGAAGTCAATAGCAAGGCAGATAGCACTCATGAGCGAGTCGAAGATATCGGCTATAAAGAGGATCGTATCGAGACACCTGATGCTAGGCGATAAGGTGATAGTGTTCACAGAGTATGTTGATCAGGCCAAGAGGCTTGCTGAGGAGCTCGGAGCACTCCTGATAACAGGCGATACACCCGCCAGAAAGAGGGCCGAGGTCTTCAACAGATTCAGGGAGATGCAGAGCGGTGTGCTAGTAATAACGAGGGTGGGTGATGAGGGTATAGATATTCCGGATGCGAATGTGGGGATAATAGCTAGTGGGACTGGGAGTAGGAGGCAGTATATACAGAGGATAGGCAGGCTCCTCAGGCCAAAGCCCGGGAAAACAGCTGTTATCTACGAGGTATTCACAGCGGATACAACCGAGAAGTTCGAGGTTAGAAGGAGAAGAGGTATAACTACTACACAGGGGTGAGATATGGCTACGAGAGGATGCTTCTCTTATTCTTCTTACTATTCACGATCTGCATGAGCCTCTCTATCTCGTTCAGAACCATCGTGGGTGCTCCGAGCATCTTGGATGTCCTGTGCATGGATTCCAGATCCGATGCCCTT contains the following coding sequences:
- a CDS encoding DEAD/DEAH box helicase, giving the protein MPIEGGKRRLLGIRAFFSVSTYMPSLIRDRLLLWSRHGVFIASSRREGEVIKRMIMAGVVFTNAPSLHSTVKRVFRGSLRDYQEEALSTWISRGYRGIISLPTGSGKTVVGVAAIASIELPALVVASTVEQVRQWSEHLSRLASISPVEVHSKVKRQPSLEEILSADVVVTTYATCAKRIEIPATRRALVIDEVHHLPAPYFRRIVQASPASIVLGLSATPHREDGKHEELFPMIGGVIYHRSAEELASKGYLAMYRVYSVPVKLLPSERREYEEAVKMYEELKGDRSFEELVEDAKWDETAREALRMKSIARQIALMSESKISAIKRIVSRHLMLGDKVIVFTEYVDQAKRLAEELGALLITGDTPARKRAEVFNRFREMQSGVLVITRVGDEGIDIPDANVGIIASGTGSRRQYIQRIGRLLRPKPGKTAVIYEVFTADTTEKFEVRRRRGITTTQG